A window of Corvus cornix cornix isolate S_Up_H32 chromosome 4, ASM73873v5, whole genome shotgun sequence contains these coding sequences:
- the SMIM14 gene encoding small integral membrane protein 14 isoform X2, translating to MAEGGFDPCECICSHEHAMRRLINLLRQSQSYCTDTECLQELPGPNSSGDNGISFAMIMMAWVVIALVLFLLRPSNLRGSNTAGKPTSQHNGQEPPAPPVD from the exons ATGGCAGAAGGTGGATTTGATCCCTGTGAATGCATTTGCTCGCATGAACATGCAATGCGAAGACTGATTAATCTG cTGAGACAATCCCAGTCGTactgcacagacacagaatGCCTTCAGGAAT TGCCAGGACCAAACTCCTCCGGTGACAATGGCATCAGCTTTGCCATGATAATGATGGCCTGGGTGGTGATTGCACTTGTCTTGTTCTTACTGAGACCTAGTAATCTAAGAGGATCAAACACAGCCGGAAAGCCAACCAGCCAACACAAT GGACAAGAACCACCAGCCCCACCAGTAGACTAG